The following are encoded together in the Lathyrus oleraceus cultivar Zhongwan6 chromosome 3, CAAS_Psat_ZW6_1.0, whole genome shotgun sequence genome:
- the LOC127125757 gene encoding uncharacterized protein LOC127125757 → MAKKKMKTPIDRVPKHSQQPRSSPPKRRTDFSFFNRAPPSFSNFAIDSSPGSSSDEVRLSNVTASSSLERRMMVKQFYKEALVRCSKYQEGRPVCSSESFDVSVAELDSVDLCGNRDACIKMPESTPRESSVSDNSSPAVTPGNVIWARTTCKMWWPAEVMEERCALSDCVTDGHVLVQFYGNHPSAWIDPATDISIFEDSFEERSNNPSNDFQVALKQALQRKIQLSSCQNLSPDTSAHSTQHDRSSGKYTSPSSSRTINEFQERRRGKRERKPKLHFDEVSYPIKTEKKDRRLKIMRYLGLAPPVGSPF, encoded by the exons ATGGCCAAGAAAAAGATGAAGACTCCGATTGATCGTGTTCCCAAACATTCTCAACAGCCTAGAAGTTCACCTCCTAAACGCCGCACTGATTTCTCTTTTTTCAATCGTGCTCCTCCTTCTTTTTCCAACTTTGCTATTG ATTCCTCGCCTGGTTCATCTTCTGACGAAGTGAGATTGTCCAATGTCACTGCAAGCAGTTCGCTAGAGAGAAGAATGATGGTTAAACAATTTTATAAAGAGGCCCTGGTTCGATGCAGCAAGTACCAAGAGGGTAGACCCGTCTGTTCATCCGAGTCTTTTGATGTTTCAGTTGCAGAATTGGATTCAGTTGACCTTTGCGGCAATAG GGATGCTTGTATTAAGATGCCAGAATCTACCCCTCGTGAATCATCTGTCAGTGATAATAGTTCTCCTGCTGTAACCCCTGGAAATGTCATATGGGCAAGAACAACTTGTAAAATGTGGTGGCCTGCTGAG GTCATGGAAGAAAGATGTGCATTATCTGACTGTGTTACTGATGGACATGTTTTAGTGCAGTTTTATGGAAATCATCCCAG TGCTTGGATTGATCCAGCGACAGATATTTCAATTTTTGAGGAT TCTTTTGAAGAGAGGAGCAATAACCCTTCAAATGATTTTCAAGTTGCTCTAAAGCAA GCCTTGCAAAGGAAGATACAACTTAGTTCTTGCCAAAATTTGAGTCCCGATACTTCTGCTCACTCTACTCAGCATGATCGTTCATCTG GTAAATATACATCGCCTAGCTCAAGCAGAACTATCAACGAATTTCAAGAGAGACGAAGGGGGAAAAGAGAACGGAAACCCAAACTTCATTTTGAT GAGGTGTCATATCCAATAAAAACAGAAAAGAAGGACCGTCGGTTAAAGATAATGCGGTACCTCGGCCTTGCACCTCCAGTTGGTTCTCCTTTTTGA